A part of Larimichthys crocea isolate SSNF chromosome VII, L_crocea_2.0, whole genome shotgun sequence genomic DNA contains:
- the slc46a1 gene encoding proton-coupled folate transporter, which translates to MEEPDTAAILPGDGLASTDDELTDVSGGLKEEADVPTTGSVRPPFTCSLPVSVEPVLFLSMFSLALQAPLSTQYLWDRISEDLGYNGSKGSGCSNSSVPPDPLQKEVETLTAHWNLYISLGGFSVGLLVVPLLGSWSDLAGRRRVLIFPNLGLALQAVVYLVVMYLKLPVVYFLVGRLLSGLSGDFNAILAGCFSYVADISDRRSRTFRVAVLEACLGLSGMLASIIGGQWRRAQGYINPFWLVLATNLASALYAYLFVRESVTPDPSAKLFTSRHYKAVWHLFSTGGSTSEAGRRYHRCKLWLYMLCFFLVVTVHFGSRELYVLYELSSPLCWGPALIGYGSAAQHLAYLTSLLGLKLMQRCLADSWVALVGLASNIIGLVVFSVADSTDLMFTGYGLCFLFMAATPVIRSKLSKLVDPSEQGALFASVACVESLCFLVGSGVFNSLYPATLHFMKGFPFLFAAIILFIPAGIIGTLQCLDQRRDHRDATAS; encoded by the exons ATGGAGGAGCCCGACACCGCGGCGATCCTCCCGGGCGATGGACTCGCGTCAACCGACGACGAACTGACCGACGTCTCCGGCGGCCTCAAAGAGGAGGCGGATGTACCGACCACCGGCTCCGTACGACCACCGTTTACATGCTCGCTGCCGGTTTCCGTGGAGCCCGTGTTGTTCCTTTCCATGTTTTCTCTGGCCCTGCAGGCGCCTCTGTCCACGCAGTATCTGTGGGACCGCATCAGCGAGGACCTCGGCTACAACGGCTCCAAGGGGTCGGGGTGCAGCAACAGCTCCGTGCCGCCCGACCCTCTTCAGAAG gAGGTGGAAACCTTAACAGCCCACTGGAACCTGTACATCAGTCTTGGAGGCTTTTCTGTAGGCCTGCTGGTTGTGCCTCTCCTGGGATCGTGGAGTGACCTCGCTGGGCGCAGACGTGTCCTTATCTTCCCCAACCTAGGCCTAGCCCTTCAAGCAGTGGTTTACCTGGTGGTGATGTACCTGAAGCTGCCTGTGGTCTACTTCCTAGTGGGTAGGCTACTTAGTGGCCTTTCAGGGGATTTCAACGCCATCCTAGCCGGCTGCTTTTCTTATGTAGCTGATATCAGTGACAGAAGGTCCCGCACCTTCAGGGTTGCAGTCTTGGAGGCTTGTTTGGGCCTTTCAGGGATGCTGGCTAGCATCATCGGTGGGCAGTGGCGGCGGGCCCAAGG GTACATCAACCCGTTCTGGCTCGTCCTGGCCACTAACTTGGCTTCAGCTCTGTACGCATACCTGTTTGTCCGTGAGTCTGTCACACCAGACCCGAGTGCTAAGCTCTTCACCTCTCGCCACTATAAAGCTGTCTGGCACCTCTTCTCGACAGGAGGCAGCACTAGTGAGGCAGGCAGAAGATATCACAGATGTAAGCTGTGGCTTTACatgctgtgtttctttctggTGGTGACTGTACACTTCGGCAGCAGGGAGCTGTATGTGTTGTATGAGTTGAGCTCACCGCTGTGCTGGGGTCCGGCTCTCATTGGCTATGGATCAGCAGCACAGCACCTGGCCTACCTTACCAGTCTGTTGGGACTGAAGCTCATGCAGCGCTGTCTGGCGGACTCCTGGGTGGCCCTCGTAGGCCTGGCCTCCAACATCATTGGGCTGGTGGTCTTCTCTGTGGCTGACAGCACCGACCTCATGTTCACAG GTTatggtctgtgtttcctcttcatGGCTGCGACTCCTGTGATCAGGTCAAAGCTGTCCAAGCTGGTGGACCCATCAGAACAAG GGGCCCTGTTCGCCTCTGTTGCCTGTGTGGAGAGTCTATGTTTCCTGGTGGGCAGTGGCGTCTTCAACTCCCTCTACCCAGCCACACTGCACTTCATGAAGGGCTTCCCCTTCCTGTTTGCTGCAATCATCCTCTTCATTCCCGCTGGAATAATTGG GACCCTGCAGTGTCTGGACCAGAGGAGAGATCACAGAGACGCTACAGCATCCTGA
- the sarm1 gene encoding NAD(+) hydrolase SARM1, whose protein sequence is MLISLTLFLWRLYRHFSIMFSSDRLTVPDYVSRLQRGRSGSNSGSSCDPRAVSPGVSADVQAVLDVSLPALRSAIRRLKSGKETCDSDETRRSIAEIFQLVEEAWVLPAVGRQVAEEICNRIRLDGGLELLLQLQQTPAVEITYESAKLLEQILTSDNRDYLARMGLGVILNLTRQQEDAQLARSVSGILEHMFKHSEETSVHLISNGALDALLYWCRGTDPTVLRHCAVALANCAMYGGHRCQRWMIEKQAAEWLFPLAFSKEDELIRYHACLAVTVLAANREIEKEVVKSGTLELVEPFIASLDPDDFARSLLDSADCMQGKTASDLQHLLPLLDGTRLEGKCIAAFYFCVETSIKSRQRNTKIFQEIGAVQSLKRIVMYSSNGTASALAKRALSMMGEEVPKRIPSCVPNWKTCEVQTWLQQVGFSAYCDRFQELQVDGDLLLNITDQDLIADLGMIAGLTRKRFLRDLRVLKTYANYSTCDPNNMADWLVEVDPRLRQYTYGMVQSGVDRNNVQSLTDQQLQLDCHIGNGVHRAKILSSSRRPFKPCHTDAQPAGPDVFISYRRTTGSQLASLLKVHLQVRGYSVFIDVEKLEAGKFEDKLIQSVQRARNFILVLSSNALDKCMGDTAMKDWVHKEIVTALAGKKNIVPVTDNFMWPDPMSLPEDMRAILNFNGIKWSHEYQEASIEKILRFLKGQQDQIDGSGTSKGQKKKE, encoded by the exons ATGTTAATTTCTCTGACGCTCTTCCTGTGGAGGCTCTACCGACATTTCTCCATCATGTTCAGCTCAGACAGACTCACAGTGCCGGATTATGTCAGCCGactgcagagagggaggagcgGCTCCAACTCCGGCTCCAGCTGCGACCCCAGAGCTGTGTCTCCGGGCGTCAGTGCCGACGTCCAGGCGGTTTTGGACGTCTCCCTCCCCGCCCTGCGCTCCGCCATCAGGAGGCTGAAGTCAGGCAAGGAAACCTGCGATTCAGATGAAACCCGGAGGTCCATcgctgagatatttcagctgGTGGAGGAGGCCTGGGTTTTGCCCGCTGTAGGCCGTCAGGTGGCCGAGGAGATCTGCAACAGGATCCGGCTGGATGGAGGCCTGGAGCTGCTGCTACAGCTCCAGCAGACCCCTGCTGTGGAGATCACCTATGAGTCTGCAAAACTGCTGGAGCAGATCCTGACCTCAGACAACAG AGATTATTTAGCCCGTATGGGCCTCGGGGTTATCCTCAACCTGACTCGACAGCAGGAAGATGCACAGCTGGCTCGCAGCGTCTCAGGCATCCTGGAGCACATGTTCAAACACTCCGAGGAGACGTCCGTCCACCTCATCTCTAACGGGGCCCTGGATGCCCTCCTGTACTGGTGCAGAGGTACAGATCCCACCGTGCTACGCCACTGTGCTGTGGCACTGGCAAACTGTGCCATGTACGGAGGCCACCGCTGCCAGCGATGGATGATTGAGAAACAGGCAGCTGAGTGGCTTTTCCCACTGGCTTTTTCCAAAGAGGATGAACTCATTCGCTACCACGCATGTCTGGCTGTGACTGTGTTAGCTGCAAACCGAGAAATTGAGAAAGAGGTGGTGAAATCTGGGACCTTGGAGCTGGTGGAGCCATTCATTGCATCTCTGGATCCGGATGACTTTGCCCGCAGTTTACTGGACAGTGCAGACTGCATGCAGGGTAAGACAGCCTCTGATCTGCAGCATCTTCTTCCATTACTGGATGGCACAAGACTGGAGGGAAAGTGCAttgcagccttttatttttGCGTTGAGACCAGCATCAAATCTCGTCAACGAAACACCAAG ATATTTCAAGAGATCGGAGCAGTGCAGAGCCTAAAAAGAATCGTCATGTACTCCAGCAATGGCACAGCCTCTGCCCTCGCCAAGCGGGCACTGAGCATGATGGGAGAGGAAGTGCCGAAACGTATCCCGTCATGTGTGCCCAACTGGAAAACGTGTGAAGTGCAGACCTGGCTGCAGCAGGTTGGCTTTAGTGCCTATTGTGACCGTTTCCAG GAGCTCCAGGTAGATGGAGACCTCCTGCTGAACATCACAGACCAGGATCTGATCGCTGATCTGGGCATGATTGCAGGCCTCACTCGCAAGAG GTTTTTAAGAGACTTACGTGTGTTGAAGACTTATGCCAACTACTCCACATGTGACCCAAACAATATGGCTGACTGGTTGGTTGAAGTGGACCCCCGTTTACGTCAGTACACCTACGGCATGGTCCAGTCGGGAGTGGATCGCAACAATGTCCAGAGCCTGACCGATCAGCAGCTCCAGCTTGACTGCCACATAGGCAATGGAGTCCACAGAGCCAAGATACTGTCTTCTAGCCGCAGGCCGTTTAAACCGTGCCACACAGACGCCCAACCTGCAGGGCCTGACGTGTTTATCAGCTACCGACGGACTACCGGCTCCCAGCTGGCCAg CCTTTTGAAGGTGCACCTGCAGGTTAGAGGGTACAGCGTCTTCATAGATGTGGAGAAGCTGGAGGCCGGTAAATTCGAGGACAAACTGATCCAGAGTGTACAGAGGGCACGCAACTTTATCCTGGTCCTGTCTTCAAATGCGCTCGACAAGTGCATGGGTGACACTGCCATGAAGGATTGGGTGCACAAG GAGATCGTCACAGCCTTGGCTGGAAAGAAGAACATAGTTCCTGTCACAGATAATTTTATGTGGCCTGACCCCATGTCTCTGCCGGAGGACATGAGAGCTATTCTCAACTTCAATGGCATCAA ATGGTCTCATGAATATCAGGAGGCCTCGATCGAGAAGATCCTCCGCTTTCTGAAAGGACAACAAGACCAAATCGACGGCTCAGGCACTTCCAAAggccagaaaaagaaagaataa